CGCCTGTTCAACATTGTGCGCCTCGGGCCCGGCGAGGCCGTGGGCCGTCACCAGCATGTGGGCGACATGGAGGTCTACCACATCCTCAAGGGCCAGTGCCGTTACGACGACAACGGCACCGAAGTCATGCTCCAGGCCGGGGACACGGCCGTCTGTCCCGACGGCGAATGGCATGCCGTCCATAACGACGGCCCCGGCGACATGGAGATGGTCTGCCTGATCCTGTTCACCAGATAAGGCGGCCGGAGACGCCCTTCTTTCCACCATCCAGCAAAAAAGCCACCCGCAAGGGTGGCTTTTCCATACCGTTCGCCCGGGGGCACGGCCTCTGCCGCGAAGGCGCCCCCGGCGCACGGCCTGTCATCCCATCGCCATCACGGGCCGCCTCCGGCACCGCCCTCCCCGGTTCTCCCCGGCAAGACCATCGAGGTACCATGAAGACCGCCTGCCCTTCCCTGCTGCTGGCCCTGCTGCTGTGCGGCTGCGCCCCCTCTGTCGTCCCCTTCCGCTACGACAACGGCCCCGACTACGTCCGCGAAGGCCTGTACCGCATCGTGGATGGTCGGGGCCGCATGGGCTACGCGGACGAAAAGGGCCGGGTGGTGATCGCGCCCCGCTTCGCCTTTGCCCACCCCTTTGAAGGCGGCAGGGCGAAAGTCACGGACACGGGGCAGCGCCAGGAAGTCCCGGGCTCCGGCGGCGAGCACTGGTACTGGAAAAGCGATGCCTGGTACGTCATCGACAAGACGGGCCGGAAGCTGGACTGAGCGTATCCTCCGCTGCTCCCGCCCTCGGTTGCCCCCTGTCCCCCTTCGGCGCCCCAGGCCGCGCCTCCGGCATGCCCGTCTTCCTTTTCCCCGTTCCATTCAAGCGCCACGGCCAGCCTTTTCCTGCCGCCTTCTTTCCGGCGTACCGGTCCCCATCCTCTTCTTACCTGCCGGGTTCCCCGGGTCTGCTGCATGGTCCGGCACTCTGTGAGGATTACCCTCTACCATCCTCGTGCCCTTACCCTGCGGGACGTTCCGTCTGCCCCGATTTGCTGCAACAATCAGGCAAAAAAATGCGCGCATCGTAGCTGGCTCCAGTCCTCCAGCCCGGATAGCATGGGCACATACGTTCTCATCAGGAGGTACACTATGCGACACATGAGGTCCCTGGTCCTGTTTTTGACCCTCATGGCCGTCCCTTTTGGCGCTGCGTCTGCAGATACCGGCAAGGATGACGGACAAAAAATCATCCGCAACGGCGAGCAGGCCTCCATTAAAGGGCCTGCGAGTTGCTTCACCGGCAATGTGCGGATCGATCCCCTCTATCCGGCAAACAACGCCATGCGTTCCAGCGGCGGCAGCGTGACCTTCGAGCCCGGCGCCCGCTCCAACTGGCACGTCCATCCCGTAGGACAAGTCCTCATCGTGACGGCCGGACTCGGCCTCACCCAGGAATGGGGCAAGCCCGTTCAGATCATCCGGCCAGGCGATGTGGTCATCTGTCCTGTGGGGGTCAAGCACTGGCACGGAGCGGCTCCAAACAGTTCCATG
This is a stretch of genomic DNA from Desulfovibrio piger. It encodes these proteins:
- a CDS encoding WG repeat-containing protein, whose product is MKTACPSLLLALLLCGCAPSVVPFRYDNGPDYVREGLYRIVDGRGRMGYADEKGRVVIAPRFAFAHPFEGGRAKVTDTGQRQEVPGSGGEHWYWKSDAWYVIDKTGRKLD
- a CDS encoding cupin domain-containing protein is translated as MRHMRSLVLFLTLMAVPFGAASADTGKDDGQKIIRNGEQASIKGPASCFTGNVRIDPLYPANNAMRSSGGSVTFEPGARSNWHVHPVGQVLIVTAGLGLTQEWGKPVQIIRPGDVVICPVGVKHWHGAAPNSSMTHISICEEKEPGKVVQWLEPVTDAQYDAR
- a CDS encoding cupin domain-containing protein, which codes for MIRRKEDHIRFDRQIAGGPGLIHATQLLNEGEFHDKGRLFNIVRLGPGEAVGRHQHVGDMEVYHILKGQCRYDDNGTEVMLQAGDTAVCPDGEWHAVHNDGPGDMEMVCLILFTR